The following is a genomic window from Geminicoccaceae bacterium.
GATGACCTGCGCAGCGTCAGCCTCACCCTGCGCAATCCCGACTTTACCACCGCCGAACGGATAGCGACCGCCATCAATCGCCATCTCGGCGACAATGTGGCCTCGGCAACCGACTCCGCAACGGTACGCATACCGCTGCCGCAGCGTTTTTCCGGCAAGACCGCACGCCTGCTCACCGACATCGAGCAGTTGAGGGTCGAACCCGACCAGCCTGCGCGCATCGTGATCGACGAAAGTGCCGGTATCATCGTCATGGGCGCCAATGTCACCATCTCCAAGGTGGCGGTGGCCCAGGGCAACCTCACGGTACGGGTCACGGAGAATCCCCAAGTGGTTCAGCCGCCGCCATTTTCCGGCGGGCAGACCGCTGTGCAGCCCCAGACCAACGTTCAGGTCGATCAGAACGACGACAAGAAGCTGGTCGTTCTCGAACCCGGCGTGACCCTGGAAACACTGGTGGACGGTCTCAATGCGCTCGGCATCGGGCCGCGCGACATGATCAGCATCATCCAGGCCATCCGCGCAGCCGGTGCGCTACAGGCCGATATCGAGGTGATGTGAGCATGAGCAACATCGACTTCCACGGCAATGTCGGTGCACCCGCCAGCGATGCCGCAGGGTCAGTCCCGACGGCAAGGATGCGGGCGACAGCCGACGAGTTCGAATCCGTGTTCCTGTCCCAGGTCCTGCGCGGGCTGTCGACCGGTCTCGAAGACAGTGGACCACTCGCGGATAGCGACAGCAATCCGTTCGCCGACATGCTGCAGCAGGAATACGCCAAGCTCATCAGCCGCAGTGGCGGCATCGGCATTGCCGATGCCGTGCTCAAGGAAATGTTGAAGATGCAGGAACAGCCGGAATGAGCCCGCTCGAACAAGTGACCGTGGTCATGACCTTGATGCTCCAGCTGCAGAACCTCCTGGACGAGGAGACCGAATATCTGCGGGCGATGAAGATCGAGCGGCTGGAAGCGCTTCAGAATGAAAAGGTTGCCCTCGCCGAGGCCTACGAGATCGAGATGTACAGGCTGCGCAAGGAACCCGAGGTTCTGGGCGCCCTGCCGATCGAAGTTCGCCAGAGCTTCGAGGATGCCGTCCGAACGCTGCAATCGGCCAGCCGCCGCAATGCGCATGCGGTTGAAGCCGCACGGACCGTTGTCGACCGGATCGTCCGTCGTCTCGGCCGCACGCTCGAACAGCGCCGCAACAGGCCATCCGGATATGACAGCGACAGCCGTGGACGTGTCATATCGGTTGCCTTCAACCACCGGATCTGAGGAGCAGGACTGATGTCTCTCACCTATACCCTCCAGACTGCCCTCACCGGCCTGAATTCGGCCCAGCGCGCCCTTGGCACTACGGCCAATAATGTCGCCAATGCCAATACCGACGGTTTCTCGCGCAAGGAAGTCCACCAGTCCACGCGTATCATCGAGGGCGAAGGCTACGGCGTTGACACCGAGGAAGCGACCCGGATCGTCGATGAGTTCCTCGATGTCGAGATCCGCAAGCAACTGGGATTTCTCGGTCGAAGCAATGCCCTCAGCGATGTGCTCGACCAGGTGGAAATGCGGGTTTTCGGTGCGCCCGGAGATGGCGACCGCGGATTGTCCAACAAGTTTGCCGATTTCACCGCCTCGATCGAGGCCGTTGCGACCTCGCCCGAGAATGCCGCCACCCGCAGCACGATGATGGCCGAGCTCGAGGACATGCTGAACGAGATCGATGGAAACGCCACGGCAGTCCAGGGCCTGCGTGGTGATGTCGATCGCCAGATCAAGAGTACCATCGATTCCATCAACGGCGACATTCAACGCCTCGATCACCTCAACCAGCAATTCGCCCGCGCCATTCCCACGGCCGAATTGCTCGATCAGCGCGATCAGGTCCTTGAGGACCTCGCCGGGAAGATCGATATCGGCGTCTTCACCCACGAGAACAATACCATCGCGGTGTATACCGCCAATGGCGAGGCGCTCCTCGAATACGGACCGAAGAAGCTGATCTACACTCCGGCGGCCAGTGTCACCGACAGTACGGCATTTCGGTCGATCGACGTCTATGACTACCGGCAGATCGACGCCGAGACAGGCTTGCCCAAAGCCGGGGAAACCGGTTCGGTGCTGGTCAGTTCCGGCCTGAGAATGGACCTGACGCCCGAGCTTGCCAACGATGCCATCGCCGACTCCGACCAGATTGTCGTCTCGCCGCTTCGGACAGGCAAGTTGCAGGGGTTGCTGGAGGCCCGGGATCGCAAGCTGCCGCAACTGGCCGACCAGATTTCCGAGATCGCCACCATGGTGCGCTACAATGTCAACAAGGCGCACAACAATGCCATGCCCTACCCTCTGCCAACCGAATTCAGCGGCACGAGATCCGGCTTTGCCGATTTCGATGCCGCGGCCGGGACCGGCACGGCGACCGGCATTGCCCATGTCGCGGTATTCGCTGCCGATGGAACATTGGCTACCGACATCTCGCTCGACATGTCGACCTATCCCTCGGCAGTCGATCTAGTCACCGATCTGAATACCCAGCTGGGCGGCTTTGGCAGCGCGACGATCACAGCCGACAACCGGCTTGAAATCACCATGGGGAATGATGTCAGTGGTCAGCCTTATGGCGTTGCGCTGTCCGAAGACACCAGCAGCATTGCCTTCACCGACAATAATGGCCGCGACTGGAATTACGGGTTTGCGCATTATTTCGGGTTGAACGATCTCATCGTTCAGGACGGAACCAAGACGACCGAGCTGTCCGTTCGACCGGATATTTCCTCCGACCAGTCCCGAATTGGCCAGGCCATACTCGACTATTCGACCGGAACCGCGGAAATCGGCGGTGCAGGCGACAATCGCGGCCTTCAGAATCTCGCTGCCGCCGTCCGTTCCGACTTCACCACCATCGACCGGGGCGGCCTCGCCGGGAGAACAACCACGATCGTCGACTATATCTCCGATGTGATCGGCGCCCAGGCCTCGGATGCCGCCGAAGCCGACAATCGGGCCGCGTCGAACCAGGCGCTGACTGACGAACTGCTGCAACGCCAGTCCTCCATCTCGGGAGTGAATCTCGACGAGGAGCTGTCGAAGCTCATCATCTATCAACGCGCCTATACGGTTTCAGCCCGTGTGATGACCGTGACCAACGAGCTGTTCGACGAACTGATGAATGTCGGGCGCTAGAGTGAGGAACGACTTCCATGTTCAGCCGCATCGGTGACTACGCTCACAATACCCGTCTGGCAAGCTATACCCAGCAAACGCAGGAGCGGATACGCGACGACCAGTTGGCGATCGCCACCGGCAAGTCTGCCCAGGAATATTCGAAGATCAGCGAACAGGCCTCGCTGCTGGTGTCGGCAAAACAGGAAAGGGCCATTGCCGATGCCCACATCTCCCAGAACCTGACGGGCATCGATCGCCTCCAGGCGATGGATGGAGCGCTCGGTAATATCGCCAACATGCTCGACCGCATGCGCGTCCTCGTCGTCGAACGGCTTTCGGGCCCTGCCGGCGCCGACCTGCCACTCGATTCCGAGGTCGACATGATGCTTGAGGAAGCCGCCGGGCAACTGAACATCAAGCTCGACAACCGCTACCTGTTCTCGGGGAGCAAGACGAACATCAAGCCTGTCGACCTGCCGTCCGCGGTCAACGACGCGACCGACCTTGCCGATGCATATCGGGGCGACACGATCAGGATTTCGATCCGCGCGGATGACGAGGTAACCGTAGACGCCCCGGCAACGGCCGCCGACGTCATACCCATTCTCGAAACGCTGGCGGACATCAAGGCAGCTCACAATTCGGGCGACATGACGGCGCTGAGCGACAGTCTCGAACGTCTTGATGACAATCTCGACACGATCAGCACTCTGCGCGGGAGTGCCGGCGTGCGCATGGAACGCCTCGAAGCGATTACCGACAGCCAGCGCAGCACTTCCGACTATCTGGGCGAAATCGTCAGCCGCATCGAGGACACGGATCTGCCCACGGTCATGACCCGCCTTGCACAGGACCGGAATACCCTTGAGGCATCCTATGTTGCGATTTCCCAGATCAGTCAGCTTTCTCTTGCCGATTTCATCCGCTGACCGTTCAAATCTTCAAGAGCTGTTAACTATCACCCGTTAGGATAGCTCGCGTTGGATGACCTACGAGGAGGGTTCGGTGACGACGGCAACACTCGATCGCGATGAAATCGCCACGGCTGGCAAGCCGGGCACCGATGACGGACCTCGCGAGACCTTCGAATCGCGGTTTGGCCCGATCCCGCTGAATGCCGACCGCCAGATCGTGGTCCCCGGCGGCCTGCCGGGCTTTCCCGGCCACGAGTTGTTCCAGCTTGAGCAGCCCCCGGGGGTCAACACCGAACTGCTGCTTCTGCAGGCTGTCGAATCACCTGATGTCGGTTTCTTCGTCATGTCGGTCAGCGAACCGACAAGCATTCTCCATCTCGAAGATGTTGCCGCTGCTGCGCAGGTCCTCGAGATCGAGGCGGACAACCTCCTCGTTTTCCTGATCGTGACGTTCCAGCGGACCCCTGGCGGTTTCCGCAAGTACGTCAACCTGCGCGCACCCATCTTCGTCGATGTCGATGCCCGTCGCGCCATGCAGCTGGTCTTGCCGAATCCCGACTATTCGCTGAAGTTCGAACTCGACTGAGTGCCAATCTTCCCTTTGACGCGAAAATCCTTGCATCGAGATCTTCGCCGAAACAGCACTGACACGACGGCCATGCAGCACCGGTTGCCATGAGCAGTCGTTCATGTCACCGAAAATGGCCCTGCCCTGCGACAGTCGCCACCTTGACATGGCCAGCGAAAAAGGAAAATCAGGACCGTAGAAACATCTTGAGAGCAGGATCGGAGTTCGGCCCGAATGACCATGGATGTTGCGGGCCTGCTTCTTCTGGGCCTTCTGTTCGGCATGCAGCATGCCCTTGAGGCGGATCACCTGGCCGCGGTCGCGGCACTGTCGGCGCGACGCTCGTCGCCATGGTCGATGGCCCTGCGTGGAGCCTGGTGGGGAACGGGGCATACCGTTGCCCTGTTTCTGGTTTGCGGAGGCGCTCTCCTCACGGGGTTCATCATCACCTCGCGCATGGAAGCTGCGCTGGAATTTGCCGTGGGCGTCATGATCACCTTGCTGGGAGCAAATGTGATACGGCGAGTTCTTCGCGATCACATACGGCTGAGGGTTCACCGACATGCCGACGGCCGCCCCCATATCCATGCCCTCGCCGCCACCGCCGGCGGGCCAACCGGACTACCCGTCGAACACCGGCACAGGGACGGGTTCGTCCGGCCGCTACTGGTGGGTATCGTTCACGGGGCCGCCGGCTCAGGCGCCCTGCTCGCGATCCTCGTGGCAACCACCCGGTCTCCCGCCGTTTCGATATCCTACATCGCCAGCTTCGGCGTCGGATCGATCATCGGCATGACCCTGCTGACATGTGCCGCCTCGCTTCCGCTCCGGCGCTTCGAACATGGTGCGGCCTGGACGGGACAGTTGGCCATGGCCGGCATCGGAGGCATCGCCATCGTCATCGGCAGTCGTATCATGCTGGAAAATTACCCCTCACTGGGATTTTGATCGAGGTGGCAGTCTCCGCCACCTCGACAAGGACTGCCGCGATGGATCAAACCCCGGAGGGGATATTGGTCGGATCGCGCTGAACCATGCGCGGGGCCGTGAGTTCCTTCCACTTCGACAGCGCGCGATTGGTCGCCGCGAAGGCCGGGCGCCGAACGAACCTGCCGCGTCCGGGCCGTGGTTCGGAGTTCTGCCCGTGAGCCCAGACGACCTCTCCCCGGCTCAGGGTATATCGTGGCAGGGCTCCAACTTTCATCCCCTCGAACACGTTGTAGTCGATGATCGATTTCTGGTTCGCCGCGGAGATCGTCTTCGAGAGCTTCGGGTCCCATACGCAGATATCCGCATCCGCACCGGGAAGGATTGCACCCTTGGTCGGATAGCAATTGAGGATCTTTGCAATATTGGTCGATGTGACGGCGACGAACTCGTTGGGCGTAAGCCGTCCGGTTTCCACCCCCAGTGTCCAGAGCACGGACAATCGATCCTCCAGCCCGCCCGTCCCGTTGGGAATCATGGGAAAGCCCTTCAGGCCCATCCGCTTCTGTTCGGTAGTGAAAGCCGCATGATCGGTGGCAACGACCTGCAATGAACCCGCGGCCAACCCGGCCCACAGGCTCGCCTGGTGATCCTTCGAGCGAAACGGAGGCGACATCACCCGGCGCGCAGCATGATCCCAGTCCCTGTCGAAATATTCACTCTCATCGAGGCTGAGATGCTGGATGAGGGGCTCCCCGAACACACGCATGCCCTTTTGCCGGGCACGGCGAATGGCCTCATGGGCCTGCTCGCAGGAAACGTGAACGATATAGAGCGGCACACCCGCGGCATCGGCAATCATGATCGCCCGGTTGGCGGCCTCGCCTTCGACCTCCGGCGGCCTCGAATAGGCATGGCCCTCGGGACCGATGGTGCCATCGTCCATGTATTTCTTCTGCAGCTCGGCAACGATATCGCCATTTTCGGCATGGACCAGCGGCAGGGCGCCCAGTTCGGCACAACGCTTGAACGAGGCGAACATCTCGTCATCCTGCACCATCAGCGCACCCTTGTAGGCCATGAAGTGCTTGAAGGTGTTGATGCCGCGCTTCACCACTTCTTCCATCTCGCCGAAGATGGTCTCGTTCCAGTCGGTGATCGCCATGTGATAGGAGATGTCGACGCAGATCTGGTCCCTTGATTTGCGGTCCCAGTCATCGAGCGCGGCCAGGAGCGATCCGTCGCTCCCCGGCAGGCAGAAATCGACGAGCATGGTGGTACCGCCCGACGCTGCCGCAAAGGTGCCGCTCTCGAAGGTCTCGGCGGCGGTCGTCCCCATGAACGGCATTTCCAGATGGGTGTGCGGGTCGATGCCGCCTGGAATGACATAGGCGCCCGCGGCGTCAACGGTTTCGTCGCCCTTCAGATCGGTTCCGATCTCGGCGATCTTCTCCCCTTCGATGAGAACATCGGCGTCCCAGGTCCGGTCGGCGGTGACGATCGTGCCGCCCTTGATAACCTTGCTCATACGCTTTCCTCCACCTGCCTATTCGACGATGCCGGCGGTCTCGACCACCGCATGGAACAGCACTTCAGCTCCGGCCTTCGCCCATTGTGGCGATATCTCCTCGGCCTCGTTGTGACTGAGCCCGCCAACGCAGGGGCACATCACCATCGCTGTGGGGGCGACCCGGTTGATCCAGCAGGCATCGTGTCCGGCGCCAGAGACGATATTCATGTGGCTGTAGCCGAGCCGCTCGGCGGCATTGCGCACGGCAGTCACGCAACCCTCGTCGAAGGTCACGGGATCGAAGGCACCGACTTCCTCGATCTCGATCTCCAGCCCGATCTTGCCGGCGATCTCGCGTGCACCCTTTTCAAGCCGTTCGACCATGTCGGCAATGATCTCCTTCTTCGGCGAGCGAAAGTCGACAGTGAAGACACATTTGCCCGGGATGATGTTGCGCGAATTGGGATAAACATCGCACTGGCCGATCGCACCCAGGGCATTCGGTGCGTGGCTCCAGGCGATCTCGTCCACGAGCTGGGTGATCCGGGCCATCCCCAGACCGGCGTTGACACGCATGGGCATCGGGGTCGAGCCGGTATGGCTCTCCCGGCCCGTCAGCGTGATCTGCAACCATTTCAGCCCCTGGCCGTGGGTGACGACGCCGATATCCCTGCCCTGTTCCTCCAGGATCGGCCCCTGCTCGATATGCAGTTCGAAGAAGGCATGCAGCTTGCGGGCGCCGACAGGTTCATCGCCCTTGAAGCCGATCCGCTCCAGTTCGTCCCCAAACCGCTTGCCTTCGGCATCGGTGCGGGCATAGGCCCATTCCCTGGTGTGGATGCCGGCGAACACACCTGACGCCAGCATGGCCGGAGCGAACCGGGTCCCTTCCTCATTGGTCCAGTTGGACACGACGATGGGATGCCGCGTCCGGATATCGCGTTCATTGAGGGTCCGGATAATCTCGAGCCCGCCCAGAACACCGAGCACGCCGTCATACCTGCCGCCGGTAGGCTGGGTATCGAGATGACTGCCCACCATGACCGGCAGTGCATCCGCGTCGGTGCCTTCGCGGCGGGCGAACATCGTACCCATCTCGTCAATTCCGATGCTGAGTCCTTCGGCTTCGCACCAGCTCCGGAAAAGTCTGCGGCCCTCTCCGTCGGCATCGGTCAGGGTCTGGCGATTGTTGCCGCCCGCAATACCCGGACCTATCTTCGCCATTTCCATGAGACTATCCCACAGGCGCTCGCCATTGATCGTGAGATTGCTGGTCAAAGTCATGCGCAACGTCTCCCCGGGCATCGACGACCTCACAGCCGCCAGCTATATCGATCCGTCATGGACTCCTCTCGAAAAATTCGCAAATTTTGACCATGTGGTCAATTATCAAGAATGGATTGTCTTGCGCCATTGGATAGACCCCAGGTGAGCAAGAAGACCCCGTTCCGGCGGTCCGCGAGCGGCAGCCGCATCCAGGAAGCCAATCGCGAGCGCATTCTGAGCGCAGCACTCGAAGTCTTTGCCAAGCACGGCTTTCGCGGAGCCACGCTGGACATGATTGCCGGGCGTGCCGGCATGTCCAAGCCCAACCTGCTCTACTATTTTCGCTCCAAGAGCCAGATCTATGCCGCCGTTCTCGAAAACACGCTGGACGAATGGCTGGAACCGCTCAGGGGAATGACAGCGGATGGCGAACCTCTCGACGAGATCGAAGCCTATCTGGACCGCAAGCTGGAGCTCGCCCGCGACCGCCCCGAAGCGTCACGATTGTTCGCCACCGAGATCATCCAGGGCGCGCCGCACATCAAGGAGGTCCTCGAAGGCCACTTGCGCGATCTCGTCGCGGAAAAATGCTCACTCATCCAGGAATGGATCAATGCCGGTCGACTGGCGCCGGTCGAGCCACTGCACCTCATCTTCATGATATGGGCGATGACCCAGCACTACGCAGATTTCGACACACAAATAAAGGCCGTCTCCGGCACCGGTCTCGACGACGGAACTTTCACCGCGGATGCGCGCACGGCCATCCGGCAACTGCTTTTCGAAGGACTGAGGCCACGCAGCCGGAATCAAGCCGACAGGGCATAGAGACCGCCCGCTTCCACCCCTTTCCCGTTCCGCCCGCGCATCCACCGCTCGTTCCAGGAAACCAGCATCAGCAGGTTCCACAACTCGAAACGACGATCGGCCCGGCCAGCGATGTGCTGATTCCACATGGTCCGGGCATAACCCGCATCGATGCCGGGCAGTCGCCCCAGCACGGAGACATCAAGCAGTGCCTCGGCCCAGTCCCGCATCGGGCCGCGAAGCCACTCATGAATCGGAATGCTGAACCCCTTCTTCGGTCGCTCGAACAAATGCCGCGGCAGCTCGCGTGCCAGCAGTTCACGCAGCATCCATTTGGATCGTCCCGGACGATGGCGCTTGGATGCTTCCAAATGCCAGACATACTCGACCAGGCGATGATCAAGAAGTGGCACACGAGCTTCGAGCGAAAACGCCATGCTCGCACGATCGACCTTGGCAAGGATGTCTTCCGGCAGATAGGTGCGCATGTCACAGAGTTGCAGATCGCCCGGCATTTCGAGGGCGGTATCATGTTGCCACGCATCGACGACCGGCTCCTCGATGCCGGGAAACAGCCGGTCAGGGTGTCGCCAGTGACTGAGCACATCACGCATCAGCATGGTCGGACGGGTGCCGGCAGCCATGGCCAGCCTCTGCGCCCGCTCATCGATGCGCAGTTCGGTTCCGGCCATGCGTCCCAGCGCCTCGACGGCACCGATAGCGCCGCCCGGCAAACGGTCGATCCGGTTCAGCCAATGCCGCGCCGACGCGGGAAGGACGCCAAGCTTTCGCTTGAGCGCCATGACATCGCCGTAACGGGTATAACCGGCAAACATCTCGTCGCCGCCATCGCCCGACAGCGACACCGTGACATGTTCCCGGGCAAATCTAGAGACGAGCAGCGTCGGCAGCTGTGAAGAATCGGCAAAGGGTTCATCGAACCATTCGGGCAATTGCGGAATGAGCGCCATCGCCTCGCCCGGATCGAGCGTCAGCGCATGGTGCTCGGTACCCAACAGTTCGGCGATCCGCATGGCCTGGTGCGATTCGTCGAAACGGGGATCGGTGAAACCGATCGTGAAGGTCTTGACCGGCCGACCCGCGAGCTTCTGCATGCGCGAAACCGTCAGGGAACTGTCGATGCCACCAGACAGGAAGGCCCCGATGGGCACATCGGCGACCATGCGCATCTTTACTGCGTCGGTCAGAAGCGCATCGTACTGTTCGATCGCCATGTCATCATCGACCTTGAGCGGATCGCTCACCCCCTCTTCGGCAACCGCAGCGATGTCCCAATAGCAGCACTCCCCTATCCGGCCGCTCCGGTCGATCGTCAGCATGTGCCCGGGTTCGAGCTTGCGCACTCCGCTGTAGATCGAATGCGGTGCAGGCACATAGCCAAGGCGCAGGAACTGGGCGACCGCGCCCTCATCCATGACCGGCCGGAATTGCGGATGGCCCAGGAAGCACTTGGGCTGCGATCCGAACAAGACGGCATCCCCGAACCGGCCCCAGTACAGCGGCTTGATGCCAAGACGGTCGCGAATCAGCGTCAGCCTTCCGCTTTCGCGTTCGAAAACCGCGATGGCAAACATGCCGACCAGTTGAGTCAGCGTGTTTTCAATGCCGAACAACGCCATATGCTCGACCATGATTTCGGTATCGGAGTGACCGCGCAGGACAACTCCCCGCTCATCCAGCCGGCCTTTCAGTGTCGCCGCGTTGTAGATCTCGCCATTGAAGACGATGGCCAGCCGACCACCCCGCGAGAGCATGGGCTGGTGGCCGGCCTCGGTCAGATCGATGATGGCAAGGCGCCGGAAGGCAAACGCAAGACCCCGGTCCGTGTCGCACCAGACGCCATCGGCGTCAGGCCCCCGATGTTCGATGGGCCGGGCCATGGCCCGGGCAATTTGTTCGGCACCTGCACCATCGACAGGCGAAGAAGGGGCATAGAATCCGGCAAAGCCGCACATGGCTGTTTCCACAACAATCAGGGACGCCGGCTTTTACACCATTTTGACGATCATTTCCGACCGTGGTCCGTTTCAGCGTATCTTGGGACATCGCCACGACGAACAGGGGGACCTGAAGGACGACATCGCCGCACAAATCGCTCCCCCAACATCCGCCCGTCCGTACTGCAAGATGGCAAGTGGAAAATATTTAAGGTTTTTCTTCCTATCATATCTTGTTTCATGCTAGGATCTTCCCATTGTTCTGGAGA
Proteins encoded in this region:
- the asnB gene encoding asparagine synthase (glutamine-hydrolyzing); this encodes MCGFAGFYAPSSPVDGAGAEQIARAMARPIEHRGPDADGVWCDTDRGLAFAFRRLAIIDLTEAGHQPMLSRGGRLAIVFNGEIYNAATLKGRLDERGVVLRGHSDTEIMVEHMALFGIENTLTQLVGMFAIAVFERESGRLTLIRDRLGIKPLYWGRFGDAVLFGSQPKCFLGHPQFRPVMDEGAVAQFLRLGYVPAPHSIYSGVRKLEPGHMLTIDRSGRIGECCYWDIAAVAEEGVSDPLKVDDDMAIEQYDALLTDAVKMRMVADVPIGAFLSGGIDSSLTVSRMQKLAGRPVKTFTIGFTDPRFDESHQAMRIAELLGTEHHALTLDPGEAMALIPQLPEWFDEPFADSSQLPTLLVSRFAREHVTVSLSGDGGDEMFAGYTRYGDVMALKRKLGVLPASARHWLNRIDRLPGGAIGAVEALGRMAGTELRIDERAQRLAMAAGTRPTMLMRDVLSHWRHPDRLFPGIEEPVVDAWQHDTALEMPGDLQLCDMRTYLPEDILAKVDRASMAFSLEARVPLLDHRLVEYVWHLEASKRHRPGRSKWMLRELLARELPRHLFERPKKGFSIPIHEWLRGPMRDWAEALLDVSVLGRLPGIDAGYARTMWNQHIAGRADRRFELWNLLMLVSWNERWMRGRNGKGVEAGGLYALSA
- a CDS encoding flagellar assembly protein FliW: MTYEEGSVTTATLDRDEIATAGKPGTDDGPRETFESRFGPIPLNADRQIVVPGGLPGFPGHELFQLEQPPGVNTELLLLQAVESPDVGFFVMSVSEPTSILHLEDVAAAAQVLEIEADNLLVFLIVTFQRTPGGFRKYVNLRAPIFVDVDARRAMQLVLPNPDYSLKFELD
- the flgK gene encoding flagellar hook-associated protein FlgK — translated: MSLTYTLQTALTGLNSAQRALGTTANNVANANTDGFSRKEVHQSTRIIEGEGYGVDTEEATRIVDEFLDVEIRKQLGFLGRSNALSDVLDQVEMRVFGAPGDGDRGLSNKFADFTASIEAVATSPENAATRSTMMAELEDMLNEIDGNATAVQGLRGDVDRQIKSTIDSINGDIQRLDHLNQQFARAIPTAELLDQRDQVLEDLAGKIDIGVFTHENNTIAVYTANGEALLEYGPKKLIYTPAASVTDSTAFRSIDVYDYRQIDAETGLPKAGETGSVLVSSGLRMDLTPELANDAIADSDQIVVSPLRTGKLQGLLEARDRKLPQLADQISEIATMVRYNVNKAHNNAMPYPLPTEFSGTRSGFADFDAAAGTGTATGIAHVAVFAADGTLATDISLDMSTYPSAVDLVTDLNTQLGGFGSATITADNRLEITMGNDVSGQPYGVALSEDTSSIAFTDNNGRDWNYGFAHYFGLNDLIVQDGTKTTELSVRPDISSDQSRIGQAILDYSTGTAEIGGAGDNRGLQNLAAAVRSDFTTIDRGGLAGRTTTIVDYISDVIGAQASDAAEADNRAASNQALTDELLQRQSSISGVNLDEELSKLIIYQRAYTVSARVMTVTNELFDELMNVGR
- a CDS encoding Zn-dependent hydrolase — translated: MTLTSNLTINGERLWDSLMEMAKIGPGIAGGNNRQTLTDADGEGRRLFRSWCEAEGLSIGIDEMGTMFARREGTDADALPVMVGSHLDTQPTGGRYDGVLGVLGGLEIIRTLNERDIRTRHPIVVSNWTNEEGTRFAPAMLASGVFAGIHTREWAYARTDAEGKRFGDELERIGFKGDEPVGARKLHAFFELHIEQGPILEEQGRDIGVVTHGQGLKWLQITLTGRESHTGSTPMPMRVNAGLGMARITQLVDEIAWSHAPNALGAIGQCDVYPNSRNIIPGKCVFTVDFRSPKKEIIADMVERLEKGAREIAGKIGLEIEIEEVGAFDPVTFDEGCVTAVRNAAERLGYSHMNIVSGAGHDACWINRVAPTAMVMCPCVGGLSHNEAEEISPQWAKAGAEVLFHAVVETAGIVE
- the hydA gene encoding dihydropyrimidinase; the encoded protein is MSKVIKGGTIVTADRTWDADVLIEGEKIAEIGTDLKGDETVDAAGAYVIPGGIDPHTHLEMPFMGTTAAETFESGTFAAASGGTTMLVDFCLPGSDGSLLAALDDWDRKSRDQICVDISYHMAITDWNETIFGEMEEVVKRGINTFKHFMAYKGALMVQDDEMFASFKRCAELGALPLVHAENGDIVAELQKKYMDDGTIGPEGHAYSRPPEVEGEAANRAIMIADAAGVPLYIVHVSCEQAHEAIRRARQKGMRVFGEPLIQHLSLDESEYFDRDWDHAARRVMSPPFRSKDHQASLWAGLAAGSLQVVATDHAAFTTEQKRMGLKGFPMIPNGTGGLEDRLSVLWTLGVETGRLTPNEFVAVTSTNIAKILNCYPTKGAILPGADADICVWDPKLSKTISAANQKSIIDYNVFEGMKVGALPRYTLSRGEVVWAHGQNSEPRPGRGRFVRRPAFAATNRALSKWKELTAPRMVQRDPTNIPSGV
- a CDS encoding rod-binding protein — protein: MSNIDFHGNVGAPASDAAGSVPTARMRATADEFESVFLSQVLRGLSTGLEDSGPLADSDSNPFADMLQQEYAKLISRSGGIGIADAVLKEMLKMQEQPE
- the rutR gene encoding HTH-type transcriptional regulator RutR is translated as MDCLAPLDRPQVSKKTPFRRSASGSRIQEANRERILSAALEVFAKHGFRGATLDMIAGRAGMSKPNLLYYFRSKSQIYAAVLENTLDEWLEPLRGMTADGEPLDEIEAYLDRKLELARDRPEASRLFATEIIQGAPHIKEVLEGHLRDLVAEKCSLIQEWINAGRLAPVEPLHLIFMIWAMTQHYADFDTQIKAVSGTGLDDGTFTADARTAIRQLLFEGLRPRSRNQADRA
- a CDS encoding flagellar basal body P-ring protein FlgI, giving the protein MTTMILMLGAGANASVRIKDIADFEGVRDNMLVGYGLVVGLNGTGDSLRNSMFTQESLVAMLERLGVSTRGANLNTKNVAAVMVTSTLPPFARQGSRIDVSVSAMGDAKSLLGGMLLVTPLVGADGEVYAVSQGALAVGGFSAAGNAETVTRGVPTGARIPNGAIVEREVEFALDDLRSVSLTLRNPDFTTAERIATAINRHLGDNVASATDSATVRIPLPQRFSGKTARLLTDIEQLRVEPDQPARIVIDESAGIIVMGANVTISKVAVAQGNLTVRVTENPQVVQPPPFSGGQTAVQPQTNVQVDQNDDKKLVVLEPGVTLETLVDGLNALGIGPRDMISIIQAIRAAGALQADIEVM
- a CDS encoding urease accessory protein, whose amino-acid sequence is MTMDVAGLLLLGLLFGMQHALEADHLAAVAALSARRSSPWSMALRGAWWGTGHTVALFLVCGGALLTGFIITSRMEAALEFAVGVMITLLGANVIRRVLRDHIRLRVHRHADGRPHIHALAATAGGPTGLPVEHRHRDGFVRPLLVGIVHGAAGSGALLAILVATTRSPAVSISYIASFGVGSIIGMTLLTCAASLPLRRFEHGAAWTGQLAMAGIGGIAIVIGSRIMLENYPSLGF